The Leguminivora glycinivorella isolate SPB_JAAS2020 chromosome 1, LegGlyc_1.1, whole genome shotgun sequence genome includes a region encoding these proteins:
- the LOC125230628 gene encoding juvenile hormone acid O-methyltransferase-like, whose protein sequence is MKAPSNIPLYKYIRRASAETLADTAPSTVGLRTRLPALLRKLIHKKMNNAELYTKNNALQKKDTIECLEEFAAKIKWKKYGAKIIDIGCGDGSTTTEILKSFLPEDVDAIVGGDISERMVKYANEHYGGERTVFVPLDIQGRLPAELAGRFDHAFSFFTLHWIKRQKTAFSNIYRLLDEGGSCLLLFLGHMPIYDVCRVLARRDRWSAYLSNVDSFTSPYHDSQDPENEVKTLMTRIGFKNVEVRHQDKFFTFNSLDNCKKAVKAVTPFSIPEEQWAEYLGEYLQVVREMRMMDANNNQHECIKCHYKVIVAIATK, encoded by the exons ATGAAGGCACCGAGTAACATACcactatataaatacatacgcCGCGCCTCCGCCGAGACTCTCGCCGATACCGCACCAAGCACGGTCGGGCTGCGCACGCGACTCCCAGCCCTACTACGCAAAttaatacacaaaaaaatgaatAACGCCGAACTGTACACGAAAAACAACGCGTTGCAGAAGAAGGATACAATAGAGTGCCTCGAAGAATTTGCAGCGAaaattaaatggaaaaaatacgGTGCCAAAATCATTGACATAGGTTGCGGGGACGGGAGTACCACCACCGAGATACTGAAGTCGTTTCTTCCTGAAGACGTGGACGCGATAGTCGGTGGAGACATAAGTGAGAGGATGGTGAAGTACGCCAACGAGCACTACGGGGGCGAGCGGACGGTGTTCGTGCCGCTGGACATCCAGGGCCGGCTGCCCGCCGAGCTGGCCGGCCGCTTCGACCACGCCTTCTCCTTCTTTACATTACACTGGATTAAGAGACAAAA GACGGCGTTCAGCAACATATACCGATTGCTCGACGAGGGCGGCAGCTGTCTACTACTGTTCCTGGGCCACATGCCCATCTACGATGTATGCCGCGTGCTAGCCCGCCGCGACCGGTGGAGCGCCTACTTAAGCAACGTCGACAGTTTCACCTCCCCGTACCACGACTCTCAA GATCCGGAAAACGAGGTCAAAACGCTCATGACGCGGATCGGCTTCAAAAATGTTGAAGTTAGACACCAGGACAAATTCTTCACATTCAACAGCCTGGATAATTGTAAAA AAGCCGTGAAAGCCGTGACGCCGTTCAGCATCCCCGAGGAGCAGTGGGCGGAGTACCTGGGCGAGTACCTGCAGGTGGTGCGCGAGATGCGCATGATGGACGCCAACAACAACCAGCACGAGTGCATCAAGTGCCACTACAAAGTCATCGTGGCTATAGCCACTAAGTGA